From a region of the Lactuca sativa cultivar Salinas chromosome 4, Lsat_Salinas_v11, whole genome shotgun sequence genome:
- the LOC111896878 gene encoding uncharacterized protein LOC111896878, protein MSSSSSVGSRSSNRRVMNRLRSRCFCGDPVGKWTLWTPFNLGRRFIGCPNYQDALKDYKFFQWVDPPLPNQWYANLLLEFQNNVNLENNTIFRDYGQQVEGNFFEDIVEQLVAQPLVANQPMEGVTIQVQNGEEGGKWKSFFYVFMVSFVFVLVMLKDL, encoded by the coding sequence ATGTCGTCTTCATCTTCTGTAGGAAGCAGAAGTTCAAATCGAAGAGTGATGAATCGACTGAGAAGCAGGTGCTTTTGCGGTGATCCCGTTGGAAAATGGACTTTGTGGACTCCCTTTAACCTAGGAAGAAGGTTTATAGGTTGCCCAAATTACCAGGATGCACTTAAAGACTACAAGTTCTTCCAATGGGTGGATCCTCCTCTACCAAATCAGTGGTATGCAAATCTCTTACTAGAATTTCAGAACAATGTTAATTTGGAGAACAATACAATTTTCAGGGACTATGGACAACAAGTTGAAGGGAACTTTTTTGAGGACATTGTGGAACAACTAGTGGCACAACCACTAGTGGCAAATCAACCCATGGAAGGAGTGACCATTCAAGTCCAGAATGGAGAAGAAGGTGGAAAATGGAAATcttttttttatgtgttcatgGTTTCTTTTGTTTTTGTGTTGGTGATGTTGAAGGATTTGTAG
- the LOC111896871 gene encoding probable inactive ATP-dependent zinc metalloprotease FTSHI 3, chloroplastic encodes MDETNENKDTDLQTGENNDLKRQLWRRFRPKLWFSSFWKKHSLDSKLNSTKTFLKANIIPASISLAMGICYLLLKSKGQKCKVAPYSDLLKGLQDGSVTRVQFKENSRRIMYNSNPQASQSTRIVKKEHSNNFKEMVASFLTNLSRKPEGLSLTESNSNQSRIDVEVKKRDNNHGWQFSTRYIDDDYRELLHLMKEKGTTYGLDPEPFYVSGGRRVFSTLLNQAPSWAMLSLVAHGLGGGGSIARKPSKNDEVTFDDVEGVDEAKAELLEIVSCLQGDSKYDNLGAKLPRGVLLVGPPGTGKTLLARAVAQKAGVPFFITCASEFVELFVGRGASRIRDLFKDARKCAPSIIFIDELDAVGLKRGRGFNTEGDQTLNQLLTEMDGFESDKKVVVIAATNRPEMLDSALLRAGRFSRKVFVREPDEDGRKRILGVHFRGVPLEEDKNVICDLVASITPGLVGADLANIVNDAALLAARRGGVCVSRDDVMEAVERAKLSFDNRQQHEEFSEQEAREIDLISSRLLGQSRFDY; translated from the exons ATGGATGAAACCAATGAAAACAAAGACACCGATCTGCAAACTGGAGAAAATAATGATCTTAAAAGACAATTATGGAGAAGATTTCGTCCAAAGCTATGGTTTTCTTCCTTTTGGAAAAAACATTCTCTTGACTCAAAGCTAAATAGTACCAAAACATTCTTGAAGGCTAACATCATTCCTGCTTCAATCTCTCTAGCAATGGGAATCTGTTATCTCCTCTTGAAATCAAAGGGGCAAAAATGTAAAGTTGCTCCATATTCAGATTTATTGAAAGGTCTACAAGATGGAAGTGTAACAAGGGTTCAATTCAAAGAGAACTCACGTCGTATAATGTACAATAGCAATCCACAAGCTTCTCAAAGTACAAGAATAGTAAAAAAAGAACATTCAAACAACTTTAAAGAAATGGTGGCATCTTTTCTTACAAATTTGTCAAGAAAACCTGAAGGTTTGAGTTTGACCGAGTCAAACTCAAACCAATCTAGGATTGATGTTGAAGTAAAGAAGAGGGACAACAATCATGGTTGGCAGTTTTCTACAAGATACATTGATGATGATTATAGAGAGCTTCTTCATTTAATGAAAGAAAAGGGGACTACATATGGTTTAGATCCTGAACCTTTTTATGTTTCGGGTGGGAGGAGGGTATTTTCGACATTATTAAATCAGGCTCCTTCATGGGCTATGTTGTCTCTAGTTGCTCATGGgcttggtggtggtggtagtattGCAAGAAAACCTAGTAAAAATGATGAGGTTACTTTTGATGATGTTGAAGGTGTTGATGAAGCTAAGGCAGAGTTATTGGAG ATTGTTTCATGCTTACAAGGGGATTCAAAGTACGACAATCTCGGGGCAAAATTACCTAGAGGGGTACTTCTAGTGGGCCCACCGGGAACCGGGAAAACATTACTAGCCCGTGCAGTGGCCCAAAAGGCGGGGGTCCCGTTTTTTATAACATGTGCAAGTGAATTTGTTGAGTTGTTTGTTGGAAGAGGAGCTAGTCGCATAAGGGATCTTTTTAAAGATGCTAGAAAATGTGCACCTTCCATTATTTTCATTGATGAACTTGATGCGGTTGGACTTAAACGTGGTAGAGGGTTTAACACCGAGGGTGATCAAACTTTAAACCAA TTGTTGACGGAAATGGATGGATTTGAATCGGATAAGAAAGTGGTGGTAATCGCCGCAACAAATAGACCCGAAATGTTGGATTCGGCTTTGCTTCGCGCGGGTCGGTTTTCAAGAAAAGTGTTTGTTAGGGAACCGGATGAAGATGGAAGAAAGCGAATCTTGGGCGTTCATTTTAGAGGTGTACCCCTCGAGGAGGACAAAAACGTCATTTGCGATCTTGTTGCATCGATAACACCGGGTTTAGTAGGTGCTGACCTGGCAAATATTGTTAATGATGCCGCTCTTCTTGCTGCACGTAGAG GTGGAGTTTGTGTGTCGAGAGATGATGTAATGGAAGCGGTTGAAAGGGCAAAACTGTCATTTGACAACAGACAACAACATGAGGAGTTTAGTGAACAAGAAGCTCGGGAAATCGATTTGATATCATCCCGATTGCTTGGGCAGTCAAGGTTTGACTattaa